The sequence GCCGGGCAGCGCTTGCCATAGCCCTGGACGACGAAGCCCAGCCCGTTCCATCCAGCCAGTTCCGGGTCCATTGCGAGAGCTTCGAGAAGATCGAGCGAGAGTTCGAGGCGGTCGGCCTCCTCGGCGTCGATGTTGAAGCCGATGTCATGGCGCATGGCCATGACGGCCAGCGCTTTAACGCGCGGCAGGAGTTCGCCAATGACGCGGTCCTGCTGCGCGCGGACATAGCGCGGGTGAATCGCCGAAAGTTTGATCGAGATACCGGGGCCTTCGTAAATCCCGCGTCCTGCCGAGGCCGTGCCGATGGCGTCGATGGCGGCCACGTAATCGGCGTAGTAGCGGTCGGCGTCCCTGGCGGTCATCGCTGCTTCGCCGAGCATGTCGTAGCTGTAGCGGAAGCCGCGCGCCTCCAGCGGGCGAGCGCGTTTGAGCGCTTCTGCAATCGTCTCGCCGGTCACGAACTGCTCGCCCATCATGCGCATGGCGAGGTCCACGCCCCGCCGGATCACCGGTTCGCCAGCCCGCGCCAGCAAGCGGGTCAATGCGTTGCCGAGGCCCTTGTCGTCGACGCTGGCGGTCAGCTTGCCGGTAACGACGAGGCCCCAGGTAGCGGCGTTGACGAACAGCGAGCGATCTCCGCCCAGATGCGCGAGCCAGTCGCCGCCAGAAATCTTGTCGCGGATCAGGTCGTCGCGGGTGGCGCTGTCCGGGATGCGCAACAGCGCTTCGGCAAGACACATCAGCGCGACGCCTTCCTGCGTGGACAGCGCATATTCCTGCACCAGTTGCTCAACACCGTTGCCGCGCGGCTTGGCGCGCAGCGTCTCTACCAACTTGCACGCGAGCGCCTGCGCTGATGCACGGACCGGTTCGGGCAGCGCCGCCTCTGGTAGAAGCGCGGCCATGCACTCACGCTCGGGGCGGCGGGTCGCGGCGGTGATCGCTCGGCGCAAGTCGGTGGGGGCGGAGAGGGGAGGCGCAAAGTCGGCAAAGGGGCGGGGCTTGGTCATTCCAGCAGAATACCACTGCAAAACCTGGCATTCTGACTTTTTAGAGCGCGGAATGAGGGGGAAATAGCTTTATTTTCCAGATTATGCAGTTCATAAATGCGAAATGGAAATCATTGAAAGGCAACTTGACCAGTTCGATCGCAAGATCATCGAGCATTTGTCGCGCGATGGCCGCATGGCCGTAACGGAACTTGCCGAAAAGGTGGGGCTGTCGAAAACCCCGTGTCAGGTGCGCCTGAGGCGGTTGATCGACGACGGGGTGATCAAGGGCTTTCGCGCCGTGCTCGACATGGGGCGGCTGGGGCTGGATCACATCGCTTTCACCGAAGTGAAGCTGTCCGACACGCGCGAACAGGCACTGGCCGAATTCAATCGCGGCGTCATGGCTATTCCCGAGATCGAGGAATGCCACATGATCGCGGGCAACTTCGACTACCTGATGAAAGTGCGCACGGCAGACATCCGCCGCTTCCGCACCGTGCTGGGCGAAAAGATCTCCACGCTGCCGCACGTGGCCAACACGTCGACTTTCGTGGTGATGGAGCCGATCAAGGACCGGGCGTAACCTTCAGAACATCGGGTGCGGGTTGGCGGACTTTTCGGGGATCGGCTGGATGATGTCCCAATGTTCGACGATCTTGCCGTCCTTGAGCCGGTAGAAGTCAGCCACAGCCGCACCGCGCGCTTCGGGACTGGGCCGCGCCAAGATATGGATCGCGGCCAGATCGCCATCGACCAGAATCTTGCGGACCTCGAAGCTGCGCGTGCGGTCCGCGAACATCGGCTGGAGCAGTGCAACAGCAGCATCGCGGCCATCGGGAACGCCGGGGTTGTGCTGGATGTAATCGGGCACAACGTATTTCTCGAACGCGCCTTTCACGTCGCGTTCGCCGTAGAACAGCCGCGCAAAGTCTTCGACGATGGCGCGGTTGTCGGGCTTGGCAGGGGCATTGCCGAGCAAGGCCAGTGCCACGAAAGCGAGAGTCCGGCGCATCAGGCGATTTCTACCATCTTCTCGTCGTTGTTGAACGAGGGGAAGGGCATGTAGGAAATGCGCAGCTTCTGCTGAAGCGTCAGCTTGTGCGCGCCTTTGGGGAAGCCGCCCGGATTGTCCACAAGGATCGTGGCCGGAGCGCCGAAGCACCAGCGGCGGTCGAACGCGTTTTCCATCTCGTCGAGGGTCAGAGGGCCCGGACCTTCATCAAAACGGATTGCGGCCCGGGGCAGCACCTCGCCGTCGATCCCGATATTGAGTTCCTCGATCATCGACAGGCCAAGCCCGCGATAATAGCCAAGCTTGGCCTCGAAGGCGAAGCCGGTGG is a genomic window of Novosphingobium sp. MMS21-SN21R containing:
- a CDS encoding Lrp/AsnC family transcriptional regulator, with amino-acid sequence MEIIERQLDQFDRKIIEHLSRDGRMAVTELAEKVGLSKTPCQVRLRRLIDDGVIKGFRAVLDMGRLGLDHIAFTEVKLSDTREQALAEFNRGVMAIPEIEECHMIAGNFDYLMKVRTADIRRFRTVLGEKISTLPHVANTSTFVVMEPIKDRA
- a CDS encoding nuclear transport factor 2 family protein, whose amino-acid sequence is MRRTLAFVALALLGNAPAKPDNRAIVEDFARLFYGERDVKGAFEKYVVPDYIQHNPGVPDGRDAAVALLQPMFADRTRSFEVRKILVDGDLAAIHILARPSPEARGAAVADFYRLKDGKIVEHWDIIQPIPEKSANPHPMF
- a CDS encoding DUF6379 domain-containing protein; the encoded protein is MFDKYLIDPATVRNTGPADAPTGFAFEAKLGYYRGLGLSMIEELNIGIDGEVLPRAAIRFDEGPGPLTLDEMENAFDRRWCFGAPATILVDNPGGFPKGAHKLTLQQKLRISYMPFPSFNNDEKMVEIA